A genome region from bacterium includes the following:
- the lepB gene encoding signal peptidase I, with translation MSREEREANGYKKSVVREYAEAILIALALALFVRTFVVQAFKIPSGSMEETLLIGDHILVNKFIYWFREPRRGDVIVFRFPRDESRDFIKRVVGLPGEIVMVRGQRVYINCSTPNAPQTCIPMGDRDFAIYRGGSEGMDWGPRQIPPGHLFVMGDNRNNSQDSRSWGFLKIGERRDFIPLSLGGYSLALPFPCSLWSALCWEDKIRGAAFIIYWSWNGDNGSIRWSRIGKLIH, from the coding sequence ACAAAAAATCGGTCGTACGCGAATATGCCGAGGCCATTCTGATTGCGCTGGCGCTGGCGCTGTTCGTCCGCACCTTCGTTGTTCAGGCGTTCAAGATTCCATCCGGCTCAATGGAAGAGACCCTTCTCATCGGCGATCATATTCTCGTCAACAAATTCATCTACTGGTTCCGGGAACCCCGCCGGGGAGATGTCATCGTTTTTCGGTTTCCGCGCGATGAGAGCCGGGATTTCATCAAGCGCGTTGTCGGTCTTCCGGGCGAGATCGTGATGGTTCGCGGGCAACGAGTGTACATCAACTGTTCCACTCCGAATGCCCCGCAGACGTGTATCCCCATGGGCGATCGGGATTTCGCCATTTACAGGGGCGGGAGCGAAGGGATGGACTGGGGGCCGAGACAAATCCCCCCGGGCCATCTTTTCGTCATGGGGGACAACCGGAACAACAGCCAGGACAGCCGCTCTTGGGGTTTTCTGAAGATCGGCGAGCGGCGCGATTTCATCCCCCTGAGCCTGGGGGGATATTCCCTCGCGCTTCCCTTTCCCTGTTCCCTGTGGTCCGCGCTTTGCTGGGAAGACAAGATTCGCGGCGCGGCCTTCATCATCTACTGGTCCTGGAACGGTGATAACGGCTCCATCCGCTGGAGCCGCATCGGCAAGCTAATCCATTAA
- the rsmA gene encoding 16S rRNA (adenine(1518)-N(6)/adenine(1519)-N(6))-dimethyltransferase RsmA codes for MSHTPQNRFGQHFLRAPGVLRHIIELGEIDQGDCVLEIGAGDGTLTRALLETGARVIAVEIDRNLIPVLREMEAAEENLQVVEGDAMQLDLDTFPAPAKVIANLPYQIASGLLSRICRRKERFPLLVVMVQREVGLRLTAPPGGKDYGSLTLWIGHHYEVELARRVLPGAFHPPPKVDSALMRLRARPAPPVEVPDTDRYFQLIRAAFAHRRKTLFNNLRTIRGAGDSAIDWSAILDDAGIDPNTRAETLEAEDFARIARALDAW; via the coding sequence ATGTCCCACACCCCGCAAAATCGCTTCGGCCAACACTTCCTCCGCGCCCCCGGCGTGCTCCGCCACATCATCGAGCTGGGCGAGATCGACCAGGGTGACTGCGTTCTGGAGATCGGAGCCGGCGACGGAACGCTCACCCGGGCGCTTCTCGAGACCGGCGCGCGGGTCATCGCCGTGGAGATAGACCGGAATCTGATTCCAGTCCTTCGGGAGATGGAGGCGGCCGAGGAAAATCTTCAGGTCGTGGAAGGCGACGCCATGCAGCTCGACCTCGACACTTTCCCCGCCCCGGCGAAAGTGATCGCCAATCTTCCCTACCAGATCGCATCGGGGCTTCTCTCCCGCATATGCAGGCGGAAAGAGCGGTTTCCCCTGCTTGTCGTGATGGTGCAGCGGGAGGTCGGCCTCAGGCTCACGGCACCGCCCGGCGGGAAGGATTACGGCAGCCTCACGCTGTGGATAGGGCACCATTACGAGGTAGAACTCGCCCGGAGGGTTCTCCCCGGGGCGTTTCATCCGCCTCCCAAAGTGGATTCCGCACTCATGCGCCTTCGCGCCCGGCCGGCGCCGCCGGTCGAAGTTCCCGACACCGATCGTTACTTTCAACTCATCCGGGCCGCCTTCGCGCACCGGCGCAAGACGCTCTTCAATAACCTCCGCACGATACGCGGCGCCGGGGACAGTGCAATTGACTGGAGCGCGATCCTCGATGACGCCGGCATCGACCCGAATACGCGCGCCGAAACGCTCGAAGCCGAAGACTTCGCCCGGATCGCCCGCGCACTGGACGCATGGTGA